The following nucleotide sequence is from Bactrocera oleae isolate idBacOlea1 chromosome 2, idBacOlea1, whole genome shotgun sequence.
aTGCTGTTTTGTTAAGGAATTCCtgctgaatttaattaaaaatccataataTAGGTCTAATTATAGCAACTGTAAGTATAATTTATTAAGTGGGAAATAATTTGCACAAAACAGAGTCGAGACAAAAATTTCATATAGAAAAATGCGGTTAACCAACAAATTGTGCGCCCAACATCTAGGATGGACTTTCAAGAAACATTGGTTAGTTCAAGGAAAAAGAATACCACGTGACACGGGAGCTGCGGCAGAAGTGATAAAGAATGGAATTGCTTTACAAAGTGTTCATGATTTATCAAAATCTGAAACTTATAACAAGCGGGAAAGGtagaaatttatgtataaaaataagtgGTTATTCAAATTAAGTATGCTTTTGATGATAGAAAATATATTGGCGAGAATGACATTAATCTTAATTGGAACACAAAGCCGGTCTACTTATTTGGTGACAATAACATTTTACTTAAAGGAATTCAGCAAGCTGTACTGCTTACTAATTCTATTGAAGTACCAAGTTTACCCCAACATATACAGGAATCCATAGATAGAATTCAAATGACTGGATTGAGTGAGCGCAATATGATAGAAGCCATTATGGCATCAAATCTATTTTCAGCAGATCAAATAAAGTTGCCTAAAACAAAGAACCCTTTGCGTATTGGATATAACCTTCGCCGAGAGTATGGTATacgaaaagaaagaaaaatgtaagtaataagtatttaaacaatattatgTTAACCTTATTTTTTTCTAGTAcaatgttgttaaataaattacttagCGAATGCGAGAAGATTGCGGGTCGCAACATAAATTTCCAACGCCGCATAATTGACCAGgtcaattataattttactttacctaGAAAAGAGGAGATGTTATTATTTCGCATCAAAACAGAAAAGCTTATTACTTCAAGTCGACCTCTGACATCCATTGAAGGAAAATTCGAGTCGGAATTGCCAAATTTATATCCTCTAAAAAGCACAATATCTATGTCAAAAGAACACAAATActcaaataaaacaataagtCGTAAGGATTTGTAAGATTTTATTAATAACCGTGAAATTTAGGGTTTATCGTTTCAGCTTTTAGCCACGATTTAAATTTTCATCcccatacaatatttatatattttgataatgaCGAAGTGACAAACCTTCATGACGTCCCCGTAAACGTATCCCAATTTCAAAGTCGCAACATGTTTAAAGCTTTTGCAGTAGCTGCAGCACGAGCTAAACAGCTTTATGgagtaatttataaattttgatatgcgtatacataacatatatatatatatttttttaggaatCTGAAGATAAATTGTCTAGACCCATAGTTGTGCAAAGTATACAGACTGATGGACGCACATTTCACTTTGgcgtatttcaattaaatgactTAAGTATCAGTGCCATAGAAGGACCTAAAAATTATTGGTTTCATTCATCAAACCTTAATCTTTTTGAAAAATGCGAATACGTTTCTGGAAGACCCAAACTAAAAGGATTTAATAAGGATGTTTTGCGATATCTGTATGCATTTTATATCAATTCGTAACTTCATAtacagatattttaaaattttgtgaaacgCCTAAAGGTCAACCTAACCAACTAATCTAATATCAACCCTGTTgatgaaataaaaacataatgtaGTGATGCACATTAAACTACTATTATATTGCGTTGATATAACTTTGAGGGTTAGATAATTGAGGCTAGTCGGGTCAATAGATGTGACGTATAATATGCTGTCGTGCAAATTGATACTGCAAAACAACAACCCTTCTAGTAGGAAATATTCTTAttgtaataaacattttttcttatacTAATGTTTTGCTCAATTGATAATTTCTTTTTCTTGGATTTGTTGGTCCAAAAACATCAGCTTAGTCATCGGAATCAATTTAATGATCTAGTTTAGCTTCAAGAGACAGTAATGCCAAAGAATTCAGTCTATCTTTGTCCATGCTTGCGCGTAAATAAGATTTAATTAACCCTTTTCCAAAGTTGTCAAAGATTTTTCTCCAGAAAAATTCGTGGCGGTATCGCTCAAAACAAGCAGCTAAATGTTgaactttcaataaaaaataaaccgaaataaacTAGTTAATTctctattaataaatatttcctaCACAAACCATTTCATCAAATATGTTTGAATTTCGCATTCCCTATCGCATTCCCCTGATTTAGTTTAGTTAGATTTGatgtatgcaccgcgacctatggtctattgtgccctcccctaactCATACCGTATCATCTaagcccagcatgttgataaattccaaaattctgctgggtgttagtgaggcgatacaatccctgtgtggaaacatggatcccagggccttgattctgcgtctgcagactgctgtgcagttcatcatcggctctatgtcgcagaaccggcagtttgcagaagaggctatacccatgttgaagaggtgctggtgtagaacgcgacaagtagccggaatttgttcctcgggagattaattatggctttgaaccgtttgaggtcgtaaccccgcattagcagtctggcatggtgcatgccctgaagttgttgccaatgtgtctccctgcctgctctttcctccctacggaggagctctttaatggtatgtggaccaaccgctatgaatggttccggtcctaccatttttgtagaggctgcagagcgggccaactcgtcagccagttcgttcccggctatacccctatggccagacacccaaataaggtgcactcggttgtgctctgataggctgttcagccgttctgacctcataggcagagatcgctcttagtgccgcctgactatcgctgagtatagcaatacttttattgcgatagttgcgttggaggtttatccctacacaccgacttatagcatagacacCGGCTTGGAAAATGCTCGGGAAACTTCTcatgcaccaatcccctcctccgttttcaacccgtcggtgtaccacttgatagtgctttcCCTTAGCAGCAGGTCCAGTGATGAATCATTCCATTCAGActtgctgccaagggtaacttttaacttcctgctgaagtttactactttggtaaagctatcccttgggagaagggctagtggtatttcctcacttagcgccttcatctgcttgattaccaggtgtagcggtgaaagctctagcatgacttccagtgctgcggtcgcacacgttcgcattgctcccgacgcgcagatgcaggcaagtctttgctgCCCCTGATTTAAATCTGGCCATTCCAGTCAGTATTCCATTATAataacatttattaagagaaatactaaaattttttgaattaataataaatttaaaattataaatataaaataaaaaataaaaaatatttctttctatttaaaatattctatcTAATACTTCAATCTTTAACATCTGTTTAAGGCCGCAAGTTTATGTGCCATATCGAAGTACAATGAAGCTGTCTGCGTCATCATATTATAGGAATTAAACTCAGTCACTTTCAAACAAGTCCCCCTCAACGAAGGAGGCcacgaaaattaaattttttttaaatcatcttattttgacgcgaagattacaaattCATGAGtggaaagtcgatttttttaataattctatatattttgaattaaaaaaaatgaatttttacaaaaaaaaattttttttaaatgactcACTTTGCTCATGTTCTTTCGTGTGGTAACTACTTTCTGAACTGGcggccgcgcttaaaaaaaataatcttgATCTTTCCAAAACCGCTATCCACTGTTGCTTTTCTCTCCCCTTAAcataaacttttaagttttttaacgcTGATATCAAATAGTTCCTTACAACTTTAAAACTATCACTTCCATAGGACCATAATAAATTATGGTGGTGTAATCAATTAGCTTGCCGTTGATTATCCTTACTCAGGTCTGAGAATTCTAACGGAGCTTTGATGTGGAAGCAATGAAATTCTTCATTGTTGAAGACGACAGCTATTTcctttacaataaatttattatcatAGGCTTTGAAGCCTTGAACATGTAGGGTGcgtaagattttcactaatacacacgcaaaaatatcccacttggtacgggttgccaaccaatattctgctactaaaatcacactttgtacgggttgccaaccaatattctactactaaaacgttcaaatgacagaaatctgctatagtgtgttgccgtgttatgttttaaaattaataactttaagaatgtttttattccatattcaaatatttttcggttgttttaattcctaaagattaaatttacatagtattatttaaattattatttattgtattgaaatattattaaatgtttccaattttatcttttttaacttacatgtttatgtttttgtgagtgaaaattctttgtctgttgaatatttaaattcttagtttACCGGTTTAGTCCTGGGGAAAcaaacacccaaaaaagatcggtaacgcgcctcagaggtggtgaggaaaagcaatgggaaaactttagtttagcatcccacgatttcagggttaagaggggtatggttggatagaggagattctccagatcacgaatatatataactattggcgccggaaacttatagttttccagatatttccattttaattgcaaattgttaaactacaaccttttatttaaaactctgagtcaaaaaaaggcatattcgatcaggtgatcacggctgtttcacacacataggaaaacagctgattctttggctacttgtaggcaTAAATTGCGAACAAAAAATGACAgcagaacgtgatgctgttgcaagtgttgccaaaaattcacgatatacgttctctggtgatactttgacaaatttgcaacactgctgtcgtgattgccatctcgaacgcactcATTCTGTCGCAAAcattatgaaatttaataatgaaatatatttttaatggcaGGCTTTTTATACGTTCATGCACTTTATTTATGTGGTTTCAAAAATGCACATACAAACTTGcccttaaattaaaaatttcaaaaaatcctCATGCACTTTTACCATACGAAAAAAAGtcccaccacacacacacattattgACAATATTGGTACATGCTTTTTTATCTGCAATTATTTTTGGTAGTAACGAGCCTCTAATTGGTTGGTATTTATTCATGTTTACTTCTAGATGAAGAATTTCACTTAGACTCCAACCACTGTCTCGCTCTTgatatgttaattttttcaatcaatttaCTTTACTTTTCCTTAATTATATCAATAACATTGTCGTTCTCCATAAATGCTTCAGTCATTAATGTTTGGTGTGAAACTATAGCACATTCTtcaatgttttcttttatttgagtatataatattaacaaaatagttCAATGTTAAATTTGATGCTTTTATGATTTTCTATTGATTTCTGTAAAAGTTCAGATAAttcatttaaatgtttttcaaaaaaatcttcAACAGTTAAATCATTGGACTGATCGTTTTCCCAAACGTATGTTTCGATACGATTATTAAACATGGCATAAATACATTCAAAAGTACTATTTACACTATACATACAACATATGCATGTTTGTTCTCACGTGTGCTgaccatacatttttttcacttcaattttacattgctaacaaaaaattattatttttgaaacttgTTGTTTCATTGTTAAATGTATTGTCTGAACTCCTCTTCCAAACATATATCTTTTCACAAAAACTACACGgataatgtgtttttttttttaactctttgaaattcaaataatgctgaagtaaatttttcaccaggcttaaaatttatatttatataaaatgtattatcgGTTATGACTTCAATAGTTGAATCTTTTAAGGAGTTGTAGGACTCCGGAAGAAAAAGAACATTTTTGTCTAGTTCTAGCATTACCTGCCACCAAACTTTGTCTTCACTCTTTTGGCTTTTAATACTctcaattttttattgattagtACATCAGTCGCTTTTATTATAGGTTTttgaactttttcatttttcgaAACTGATTACAAATCCTTTAGAGCTTGGTTCATAATGTGTATGTCTACAATAAGACAACATTtgataagtttaaaaattatagtttattaTCGTTTATTTAAAGAGTTGCTGGTGTCACAATGctaaaatttcttacaaaacaattttataatgaGTTGAAACAACAACCGCTTGAAACAATTTACTGATAAGACGTCTAATTTATATGCACTGTAACAAGTGGGGtgcttatagtatatatatgtagatgtgtatgtaggtatgtattttACGGATTGTTGATATATATCGTGCAGTGAAAACTATAGTTCCGCAACCCACCAGTTTCGCGCTACTACTACTACtctactttataatttttataccctcgcaacatgatgctagtataatagttttgttcacctaacggttgtttgtatcacctaaaactaatcgagttagatatagggttatatatacatatataaatgatcagaatgaagagacgagttgaaatccgggtgactgtctgtccgtccgtctgtgcaagctgtaacttgagtaaaaattgagatatctttatgaaacttggcacacatgtttcttggtaccgtaagacggttggtattgcagaagaacataatcggaccactgccacggccacaaaacgccattattcaaaaacaaataaattgccataactaagctctacaacaagatacaagactcttatttggtgtacaggatcacattagggagggccatctgcaattcaatttttttaagtgggcgtggtcccgcccctaataagttcaatgtacatatctcctataccactgaagctataataacaaaattcactggaagcaaatgtttttagcacttctacctacagtgtgaaaatgggtaaaatcgggtgacactATAACGGTAcggttaaaaaatactaaaagcgcaataaaccaAGCAcaaaacaagccagagacattaaattttatctctgggatggtatgagatgactataggaaccgcgttcaaaattaaacagtgggcgtggcaccacccacttttaggtgaaaacccatatcttgggatcagcttaaccgatttcaaccaacggaacataacattcttctcatatttctatgttatagtgcatattgggtgaaatcggattacaaccacgtctatttcaaatataacaccattttaaattccatctgattcttttactttccactatgcaaatcaagcagcaatgattgtatcggggtacacctttgcgtaaataatgcgtttaaagtatgctaccttgtgaccaaaaattgtctaaatcgaactaaaactgttcaagcacctaggtactgaatatgtggaccccagtgcctatagttgactttttaccgaaaatttcAGTCCAATGtgtaaaataacaattttaaattaatataataaaataaataaatgaaactatcgatatatatgccaacacctgaagtaatttcgcgggctttgatccttgcaagttgcgagagtataaaatgttcggttacatccgaacttagaactATCTTCCTTGTTTAATTTAGTATCAAGCAGACAGTacaataaaaaggaaaaaaatgtcGTTCccgcaatatttaaaaaagattttaaaaaaatataacgatttaattgataatgaacatcaaatatttttttattctataatgAATGAATTGCGACCATGTTTATCTTAACCATTCATATATGCACCAAATGGATTACACAAGAAAGATTGTCATTTTGCTGATAAGTCATACAAGGGAATAGTAGatatatgtaattgtatttCGCTTTATTCCCGAcacaaaacattgaaaaaaatttataatttatatgctgTCATGTTTAAGGAGTAGAGATGGTTGTAATCAACGTGAAAGCACAATTTATCGAAATACAAAATgacaaactaaaaaaatatattgtaaataaaacaactGCCACGTTTTTGCCTAGATTGTTGTAATCAGCGTGAAAATACATACACGAAAATACAAAATGGTAAACTAAAAAATGGTTCAAGGagatataaatatgaattttattttataataatcatATTAAGGTGGAGCAATGGGttctgaaaaatatgtaaattttgataGTGATCAATAAATGTTCATTTTTGTGTTTGATCCAGGAGAATTTGATAAGATGTTACAAAATTTCGATGAGGAAGAGTTTAATAAGCCGCTTCAAAAACTAGAAGAGCCCGCTCAATCCCTACAAGGTACAATTGAAGGAAGACACATATGTTAAATAAGCGTAAGAGACAACGACCTTTAAAGATAATACAAGATAAGGGTTCTCCACAAAAGCAACCCAACTAAAAGCTAATActgcaaatgtaaataattatattgatcTTTGTGAATAAACATTAGCAGATGTTCCTATAGATGGGAGTTTAGACACTAAAGGGCTATTAAcggtttgaaaaattaatttaaatagtaAGATGAAAGAAGATCCCtcatttaaagttaattttaaaaatgacggagatattcaaaaattaaaatgtttaatacaaCAGTGGTTTGATGATGAAATTAAAGCGGATGTTATTGATTTAGAATGCACACAAACTtcaacaatataaaataaattagctGTGATGTTGAATTGATCCGTTAAGATAAACTTTTAggaattgtttataaatataaatataaaagtattgaaaaaaagtttatatgcatttatttaatttagttgtaacaaatgttttatttataaatgtacaaatgttttaaattggaaataatatatgaatatacaaaagaaaaatataatataaaatagtttaaacaaTTCTGTTACTTTAATTATTACACATTCATCAAAATTGACTGTAACAAGAAATTGTGTGGCATATGTATCGCGCTGTTCAAATAGCTTAGTTGCTAATACATTAACTTCAAATTCTCTATATGTTGCCtccttttcaaattttctaagAGTCCCATTAGTTTCTAAGTGAAAATCGTATTCCATATGTTCTGTaagtaattgaaatataaaactttCACAAAGTTTTTGTAAATCAAAAGCTTGTTCATTGGATCCCGTATTTATACATGGAGACAAAATTCTAATTCCTTCACGAATAACACAATCCACAATAATAAGATCATCATCTACATCAAAATTGAATGGTGGACTAAgccttttaattataaaaaaaattgatttcaatAATGAACTTTTAGGACTAGTGTTAGAATAATTAATATAAGTGAAAACAGAAAGTTTAATGGTTTTATACACTCTCAACACGTATGaacttcaattaaaaaatttaatcataatATCCAATCTTCATATTTATGTggtttcaaaaatcaaataaaaacttgcactttaattaaaaatatcaacaaaatgtgCTTTCCAAAAATTCCCATGCGCTTAATTTATGtggcatgcatacatattgacggagatttttgtcatggaaaaatatttaaaaattgaaaaatgttttaaaattgtgaaatattttaaaacgacaaaagctttgttgccagttttgtaaattttttctgtgttttgtggttttgcggggttgcaacttttccttGCTAGAGGAAATATccgaaatttgttcaatttatgatttttagcttttgccatcgtcgcgaaaagaagcttgtaggcaaacgcatgctcggggcgatgagagggtgtctatttttatgaatgaaacgaggttgcttgttgtaagtacgcctgcgttcatgaatgaaaatgttgttgttgtgtgatttactaattggctgacatattgacttgtgatgactgttgtttttgtagcacaattttcgtagtttttgcgggtgacatattaacatgtgtacggatattcatatgtatgtaggttggtttgtgtatgcattatttgttcggcactgttatatgtatatgtgataaaattatgatttgaatttttgaatgcgTACATTTAAATGCGCATGTtcagatatatgtacaatacatatgactatataagattaatatgataaaagatgtatgtatacgttttaataaatttaatcactatCACATTTATCATACAAAATATTGGTAATTGTACACTTTCACGGTCACCTGGTTTTTTGGctgtcaaaaatcgaaaaatgcatggattttcatgattttgttttttaaatgttcgTTTTTACGGCggatttatgataaaaaattcaaatatcatcTAAATGCAAAATTTCCGCACTCCTTTTTGCTGCAGTTTGACGCGATTTAATTGTGAACAGTTTTGGACCGTCCAGGGTTATtgttttgaagcgcggccgaaggccgccagtgcggaaagaagtcTGTCAGTGATTATTCACAGGAACttggttttttaatatatctaaaGCCACGAAACTGATAGACATTTTGCATTTAGatgatatttgaatataaatccgccgtaaaaacaaacatttgaaaaaaaaatcatgaaaatccatgcatttttcgatttttgacagCCAAAAAACCAGGTGACCGTGAAAGTGTACAATTACCAATATGTGtgaatacgcataaataagggaacattcaataaacctaaacatgtgaacatattttcttgaaatattatatattatctcaataggtaaaatatgctattaaagtaactgaattgatatttaataaataaaataagaggAAAAACGActagaatatgcgaccagacacgaatccaTAATGCATGtggcaaggccagttaaaaactatttggaaaactgtgggtggcaagttctacctcaccgccttatagcccagacatagaaTGCCCTCCCCGGAGAACGCTTCActccagaacagggtatcagaaattggcccGATTcattcttgacctccaagccgaagaagttcttttgggatgggatccacaaactgccagaaagatgggcaaacatcgtagcttccgatgggcaatactttgaacattaaatgtataacaataaagtcttaattttggagaaaaaaaccgcacgaaatAATGCATAcagtaaatgtttattttattataaacccTGTGGTTTTTAccagtaatcctcctttttaatacaaaagtcTTTTcagaattataaattttgtcatgtcatagaaaatgaaaatactAATAGGTATGCGTatcaataattcatttaagaacattcgTTGTGTTTATTTATAGCCTTTATTCTCATTTaccacattgcgtggtgtatttctcTTTTTGAAGTAACATTTTTCGATGTTCTCTCATGTGAAAACTACaagatttgatttaaaatttgcgCCTTCTCTTTCAATAACACTACCTGGTGTTACTCTGTTGATTATCCATCTGTTACCTTTAACAAATGCATATGTTAGCAGTTTGGTTACCTTTTTGTTACCACAACcacgtatatacataaactgattattcaaattaattaatactact
It contains:
- the mRpL37 gene encoding large ribosomal subunit protein mL37; the protein is MRLTNKLCAQHLGWTFKKHWLVQGKRIPRDTGAAAEVIKNGIALQSVHDLSKSETYNKRERKYIGENDINLNWNTKPVYLFGDNNILLKGIQQAVLLTNSIEVPSLPQHIQESIDRIQMTGLSERNMIEAIMASNLFSADQIKLPKTKNPLRIGYNLRREYGIRKERKITMLLNKLLSECEKIAGRNINFQRRIIDQVNYNFTLPRKEEMLLFRIKTEKLITSSRPLTSIEGKFESELPNLYPLKSTISMSKEHKYSNKTISPFSHDLNFHPHTIFIYFDNDEVTNLHDVPVNVSQFQSRNMFKAFAVAAARAKQLYGESEDKLSRPIVVQSIQTDGRTFHFGVFQLNDLSISAIEGPKNYWFHSSNLNLFEKCEYVSGRPKLKGFNKDVLRYLYAFYINS